A segment of the Thermoanaerobacterales bacterium genome:
TATTCCTTCAGCGACGCGTAGAGGCGCGCGTTCTCAAGGGCCAGGGCGACCTTGGCGGCGATGGCGGTGAGATATCCGGTGACAGCCTCGTCCCAGGCGCGGGGCGCCATGTCGTAGACCCCGAGAGTGCCGAGGGCGCGGCCCCTGGCGCGCAGCGGCACGACCAGGGCGCTTCGTACCGCAGGAGCAAGTTGCGGCAGGAGCACCTTCCCGCCGGCGGCGCGCAGGTCGGAGACGGCCACCGGCTCGCCGGTTTTGAACGCCGTGCCCGCCACGGAGTTCCCCACCGGGAGTTCCCTGATCGCCTCCGGATCCATCCCTTCGACGCCGTGCACGGCGCGTGCCACAAGCGCTTTTTTCTCCTCGTCGTAGGTGCGCAGAAGACACACGGGCACGTGCAGCGTGCGGGCGGTTTCCCGCACCACCCGGAGGACGAGCCTTTGCTCGTTATACTCTATGGCTATGTCTTCGCCCAGGCGCGAGACATCAAGGAGTAGCCTGTGGCTCTCAAACGACCGGGCCGCGTAGGAGGTCACCGCCCGGACGAGGCTGCCGACCTCGTCAAGCCTTGCCTCCGTCCACACCGGCACCCGCCGCGCCAGCTCCACAAGCTTCTCCCGCGGGCAGCGCAGCTCATCGGCCAGGAGGGCGAGTTTCTCTTCTTTGAGGCGGGCAACGGCCACGCCGCCGGCGATCACAACGCCCCGGCCGTCAACCGGCACGCCGATATTGACCAGCCCCGCGTGGCAAGCGCGGCGCTGGACCTCCCCGCCGGACAGGACGGCGCGGGCCAGTTCCCGGCGAAAGGTCTCGCACGCCATCCTCCCCTCGTACGTGCTGTTGATCAGCACGCAGAAGGGATGAAGGTTGCTCTTGCCGAACAGCGCACGGCCGCGCGCGTTCGTGGTGATGATCGCCAGGCCGGTCGTCCTGGCGATCTCTTCCTGTAATTGCCAGAAACCGGCACGTTCCAGGAAAACAGCGTAGTCCATAACCCACTCCCGAAATCTCTCGTTCGGTGACGATCCCCGTCGCCGTGTGGCGTATTTTACAATATTTTAGCAACAAGGGGCGAAAATGTGAACAGCTGTTGTCCATTATGATGGTGTAAAATTGGTTTATCCGGCCAATTGAGCAGGCCCGATCCACCCCGGGAGTAAAGGTGTTGCGGCATGCTGGCAGTGTCCTTCCCCCTGCAGGAAGAACCGGAGGATGTTTTCCGGCGCTTTGCCGGGGCACCCGGTGCGGCCGTCCTGGCCAGCGGGTCCGAGCCGCGCCCGTGCCCCCGGTTCCCCCTCGCCCGGTGGTCATTTGTCGCCGTACAGCCCTTTCTGGTCCTCTCCTACGATCAGGGCGGGCTGGTCGCCAACCCCGGTGTGGTCGACAACCTTTCCGGTCATCCCTTGCACGCCCTGGAAAAGCTGCTCGCAGAATTCAGGCTCCCCGCCGCCACCGACACCCCCGTTCCCTTTCCCGGCGGGGCGGTCGGCTACCTTTCCTACGAACTGCGCACGGCAATAGAAAGGGTCCCGGCCCGCGGCGGTGACGTTCCCGCCCTCCCGCACCTTTACTTTGCCTTTTACGACGCTACCGTCGCCATTGACCACCACCGGCGGGAGGTCTGGATCATTTCCACCGGTCTGCCCGAAAAAGGTTCGGCAAGGACCGCGCGGGCGCGGCTACGCTACGAGGAGTTACGCCGGTGGTTCTTCCGACGCCCGGAATCCGAGCCGCAGCCGCACCCCCGGATAGCGGGGCCGGCTTCTTCTCTTGTCTCTTCCTTTACCCGACCGGCATACCTGGCCGCCGTACGCCGCGTGAAGGAGTACATCGCCGCGGGAGACGTCTACCAGGTCAATCTTTCGCAGCGGTTTTCGTCGCCCGCCGCGTTGCCCGCTTTTCCCGTATTCCTGGAGCTGCTGAGGACTAACCCCGTACCGTTCGCCGCCTACTTTTCCGGACCGGGCTTCACCGTGGTCAGTTCCTCGCCCGAGCGCTTCCTGCACTTCGACGCCGCCACACGCGTGGTCCACACGCGACCCATTAAAGGGACGCGACCGCGCGGCAATACTCCGGAGGCGGATGGGAGACTGGCCCGGGAGCTGCTGCAAAGTGAAAAAGACCGCGCCGAGCACGTGATGATCGTTGACCTCGAACGCAACGATCTGGGCCGGGTGGCCGAGGCGGGTTCGGTCGGCGTTCCCGAATTCTGCGTCCTGGAACCGTTCCCGACGGTCCACCACCTGACCTCCACCGTGGAAGCCAGGCTGCCCCCGGAAACCGGCGTGGCCGGGCTCCTGCGCGCCACCTTTCCGGGCGGCTCCATTACCGGTGCGCCCAAGATCAGGGCCATGGAAATCATCGACGAGATCGAGCCGGTGGCCCGGGGTATCTATACCGGCGCCATCGGGTATTTCGGTTTTAATGGAAACCTGGACCTGAACATCGCCATCAGGACGATGGTGCTGACCGGCAACGGCCTGCATTTCCACGTGGGAGGCGGCATCGTTTGGGATTCAGACCCCGAGCAGGAGTACCAGGAGACGCTCGACAAGGCCGCCGCCCTGTTTCGGGCCATCGGCCATGACGACAAGGGAGGCGTGAATTGTGCAGGTGTTCCTTAACGGCGCGTTCGTCGCCGTCGACGAAGCCAGGGTCTCGGTGTTCGACAGGGGCTTCCTGCTGGGGCACGGGGCCTTTGAAACGATGCGGGCCTACCGGGGCAGGGTGTTCCGCCCGGCGCAGCACCTTGAGCGGCTGCACCGGACCTGCGCCGCCCTCGGCATACCCTTCGTTCCCGACATCGCGCGCCTGGAGCCGGTGGTCGAAACGCTCCTGGCCCGCAACGGGCTCGCCGATGCGCGCCTGCGCCTGACGGTGACGGCGGGCCCGGAGGAGGAATACCTGCCGTGCCACCCCACCATCCTGCTGGCGGCCTTTCCCCTCCCCACGGGCACAGCGGCACCCGGCTGGCGCGCGTATCTCTGGCAGGGCGCCGTCAACTCGCACGATCCCCTCCGGACACATAAAACCACATCTTATCTCGAAAAAGTGCTGGCGCGCCGGGAAGCAAAAAGCAAGGGCTTCGACGAGGCCCTTTTCGTAAACGAAAAGGAAAACGTAACCGAAGGCTCAGCAACCAACATCTTCTGCATCCGGGCCGGAACCATCCTCACGCCGCCCACGGTCGAAGGTCTGCTCCCGGGGGTCACGCGAGCGGTGGTCGCCGAACTGGCCACACGGACCGGCATACCGTTCCTGGAACGGCCCCTTGCGCCGGAGGACATCGTCCGCAGCGATGAGGCCTTCCTGACCAACTCGGTCGTGGAGATCGTGCCCCTTGTCGCGGTGGGCCGAACTCCCGTCGGCAACGGCGCGCCCGGCCCGTTGACGGCACGGCTGCAAGCGGCGTACCGGGAGCTTGTCCGGCAGGAACTGGGCGTCGGCTGAATGACCCGGCGCGTCCGCCGCTCCGTTGCCCTCCGGGGCTGCGGTTAAACCGTCCGGGTCAGGCCGCGGATGAGTTGCCGTCGCGGGCGGTCCCCCGGCCGGGGGTGGTGAGGTAGCCGCCGGTGATGAGCCCGTCCACGCCGCCAGCGAGCCCCAGCGCCTGGGTGTCGCGGAGGTTGCGCTCCCGGCCGCCGGCGTAGCGGATGGTGGCCGCCGGCAGCACCAGGCGGAAGACCGCTATGGTACGCAGTATCACTAACGGCGGGAGCGGCGGCTGGGCGGACAGCGGGGTGCCGGGGACCGGGTGGAGGATGTTGCAGGGTGGTCGATTTCGTCCGGAATGGGCGGTCGGTTATCCCGGGGGTTTAACCCAGGTTACTTTAAGCCTTGCGAAGTCATTATCGAAAGAACAGACGCCCTCTTCGTGTCTCCGCGCCTGCGCGGCGAGGAAGGCATCCGCGAAGTCTACGTTCTTCTCAGCCATATCCTGCAAAGCCTGTACCACCAGATCAGGGTCTTCGGCCCGGACGCCGTCCGCCCTTATGAAGGGAATTAGGGTATCGGCAATCTCCCTCCTGGTGTACTCATAGAACGAAGAGAGCACCCATACCGCTTCAGCCACCACCAGGTGGGACAACCGCAGACGGGTTTCCCCTTTCTCGGCGCGATTCATAAGTTCCAAAGCCTGCGCGGCCATTTCCGGGGGATCACCGGTTATGAAGCGCAGGATAACGTTGGCGTCGATCCATAAGCACGCCATTACTCTTCTTTCCCTTTACTCGACCTACTCCCCCGCGCCAGCCTGGCGGCCACTTCTTTTCGCACCTGTTCCTTGC
Coding sequences within it:
- a CDS encoding PocR ligand-binding domain-containing protein: MDYAVFLERAGFWQLQEEIARTTGLAIITTNARGRALFGKSNLHPFCVLINSTYEGRMACETFRRELARAVLSGGEVQRRACHAGLVNIGVPVDGRGVVIAGGVAVARLKEEKLALLADELRCPREKLVELARRVPVWTEARLDEVGSLVRAVTSYAARSFESHRLLLDVSRLGEDIAIEYNEQRLVLRVVRETARTLHVPVCLLRTYDEEKKALVARAVHGVEGMDPEAIRELPVGNSVAGTAFKTGEPVAVSDLRAAGGKVLLPQLAPAVRSALVVPLRARGRALGTLGVYDMAPRAWDEAVTGYLTAIAAKVALALENARLYASLKE
- the pabB gene encoding aminodeoxychorismate synthase component I, translating into MLAVSFPLQEEPEDVFRRFAGAPGAAVLASGSEPRPCPRFPLARWSFVAVQPFLVLSYDQGGLVANPGVVDNLSGHPLHALEKLLAEFRLPAATDTPVPFPGGAVGYLSYELRTAIERVPARGGDVPALPHLYFAFYDATVAIDHHRREVWIISTGLPEKGSARTARARLRYEELRRWFFRRPESEPQPHPRIAGPASSLVSSFTRPAYLAAVRRVKEYIAAGDVYQVNLSQRFSSPAALPAFPVFLELLRTNPVPFAAYFSGPGFTVVSSSPERFLHFDAATRVVHTRPIKGTRPRGNTPEADGRLARELLQSEKDRAEHVMIVDLERNDLGRVAEAGSVGVPEFCVLEPFPTVHHLTSTVEARLPPETGVAGLLRATFPGGSITGAPKIRAMEIIDEIEPVARGIYTGAIGYFGFNGNLDLNIAIRTMVLTGNGLHFHVGGGIVWDSDPEQEYQETLDKAAALFRAIGHDDKGGVNCAGVP
- a CDS encoding aminotransferase class IV, with product MQVFLNGAFVAVDEARVSVFDRGFLLGHGAFETMRAYRGRVFRPAQHLERLHRTCAALGIPFVPDIARLEPVVETLLARNGLADARLRLTVTAGPEEEYLPCHPTILLAAFPLPTGTAAPGWRAYLWQGAVNSHDPLRTHKTTSYLEKVLARREAKSKGFDEALFVNEKENVTEGSATNIFCIRAGTILTPPTVEGLLPGVTRAVVAELATRTGIPFLERPLAPEDIVRSDEAFLTNSVVEIVPLVAVGRTPVGNGAPGPLTARLQAAYRELVRQELGVG
- a CDS encoding type II toxin-antitoxin system VapC family toxin; translation: MACLWIDANVILRFITGDPPEMAAQALELMNRAEKGETRLRLSHLVVAEAVWVLSSFYEYTRREIADTLIPFIRADGVRAEDPDLVVQALQDMAEKNVDFADAFLAAQARRHEEGVCSFDNDFARLKVTWVKPPG